TTCCAGTAAGTGCGGTTGTTAGTGCGGATTGAAGTCCCATGGTATTCTCTCCCCTGGTTCGGGTTTGTTCTCTGTTAAGTTCCTGCGTTTGAAAATTTCTGCCGGAATGCGTTAGCATCCGGTTCCCTGAGCAACCGGGGGCTGACGCCCAACGGCTAAGGGCGTCACTACTGCGGCGGGCGAATCTCCGCCACGTTGTTCAGGCTGACGGTGTAACTCCGCGACGGGTCAATCAACTGCGGTTGTGATGACAACACCGCGGGGCCACGCTGACTATCCGCTTTGTTATCAAGGAAGGTGGCGTCGTCGGTTTCGGTTATGGATCCCACGTGAAGAAACTCTCCGTCACCGGTTCGATCCGTCCGATAAACCTGTTTGACGCTGTTGGTTTTAGGAAGGTTGCTAAGCAGAACCGAAGCACCGCTCGTTTCGCCCACCGCTAAACCTGATTGGCCTGCGAGCGGATCTACACCAAAAAGTTGGCCGTTCTCTTCCCAAACAACCCGGTACTGGTAGAAGCCTTGCTCGATTTCCCCAGGCTCTTCATCGACTCTTGCTGAGGGGTTGAGATCAAGGTGCAGCTTCGGCTCGCCATTGGCAACAGAGATACGATCAACGATTCCATTGACCCGCTGAAAGTCGTCCGAGAGGGCTTCGATATCGGCGCCAATCAAATTCGTTGCGCTAGAGATATTCTGCCCCAGCAAAACTGCATCGAGGGTCGCAGTGAGTTTGTCCGTGGCACCCACTTCGCGGATCTGACTGATCTGAGCTATTAGTTCGTCGTTTTCTAGCGGGTTGAGTGGATCTTGATTCTGCAGCTCAACAATCATCAGCTCCAGAAAATCATCGAGATCTAGGTCGTTCAGTGAGTTTGTTTCTCCGAACGGCTGATCGTTGGTTGTACCTGTCAGCGAACTAGTTACGTTTGGTAGTTGAGACATGGTTTTCTCGTTGAAATTGACGGTATCTGTGGGTGATTCCGGAAGCTAGACGCGGATATCTAGCCCCTGGTCATGTTCTGTAGGAATCGCTTTTTGGTTTTCTACTGCAGTCGCTTCAGTTGAGCTGACTTCTTGCTCCGCTGCGGTTCGACGCGCCGACTTCGATTGTTGCTGTGTACGACGCTCGCCGGGCAGTTCGTGGTCGGGAGTCTGTCGGCTCTCATCGCGGACATCGACATCGAAGGTTTCGATGCGGATGTCTTGCTCTGCGAGACGATCGCGCAACGCTGGCAGGTTCTCGAGAATAAGATTTCGTGCTGCGTTCGTTTCTGTTTCCAAAGAGGCCGTCAGCGAGCCTTGTTGCACCGAAAGTTCGATCCGAAGAAGCCCTAGCTCTGGAGGCGACAGACGCACTTGGATACGACCATCGCGCTGCTGTGCTGCTTTGAAGGCACCGCTTACTCGACCGAG
The Lacipirellulaceae bacterium genome window above contains:
- a CDS encoding flagellar hook capping FlgD N-terminal domain-containing protein; the protein is MSQLPNVTSSLTGTTNDQPFGETNSLNDLDLDDFLELMIVELQNQDPLNPLENDELIAQISQIREVGATDKLTATLDAVLLGQNISSATNLIGADIEALSDDFQRVNGIVDRISVANGEPKLHLDLNPSARVDEEPGEIEQGFYQYRVVWEENGQLFGVDPLAGQSGLAVGETSGASVLLSNLPKTNSVKQVYRTDRTGDGEFLHVGSITETDDATFLDNKADSQRGPAVLSSQPQLIDPSRSYTVSLNNVAEIRPPQ